The proteins below come from a single Angustibacter sp. Root456 genomic window:
- the trxA gene encoding thioredoxin, with amino-acid sequence MTTRALTATDFEQTLRDNDIVLVDFWASWCGPCRMFAPVFEKASEVHTDIVFGKVDTEAEQSLAAAAQITSIPTLMAFRDGILVFSQPGALPAPALDDLIGQLRALDMDAVRSQLAEQTATTH; translated from the coding sequence ATGACCACCCGAGCCCTCACGGCCACGGACTTCGAGCAGACCCTGCGCGACAACGACATCGTGCTCGTCGACTTCTGGGCGTCCTGGTGCGGCCCGTGCCGCATGTTCGCGCCGGTCTTCGAGAAGGCGTCCGAGGTGCACACCGACATCGTCTTCGGCAAGGTCGACACCGAGGCCGAGCAGAGCCTGGCCGCGGCCGCCCAGATCACCTCGATCCCGACGCTGATGGCCTTCCGCGACGGCATCCTGGTCTTCAGCCAGCCGGGCGCACTGCCCGCCCCGGCGCTCGACGACCTGATCGGCCAGCTCCGCGCCCTCGACATGGACGCCGTCCGGTCCCAGCTCGCCGAGCAGACCGCCACCACCCACTGA